The following proteins are encoded in a genomic region of Maribacter hydrothermalis:
- a CDS encoding type III pantothenate kinase: protein MNLIIDAGNTKVKLAIFKKAEIIHLETVATYDFVEAVKKTFKDFPQIKSAIISSVGSLSKEQINIMAVFCDFYELSNASKVPFKNSYASPQTLGVDRLALATAAFYYKPHSNILVIDAGTCITYDMVNDFDEYLGGAISPGVQMRYNAMHDQTAKLPLLEKKELLDYIGNTTENCIHSGVVYGVSHEIDGVIDLYKGRFKDLTIILTGGDALFLSKRLKNTIFADSKFLLKGLNYLLEYNKH from the coding sequence ATGAATTTGATCATTGATGCCGGCAATACCAAGGTAAAGTTGGCGATATTTAAAAAAGCGGAAATCATTCATTTAGAGACTGTTGCTACGTACGATTTTGTGGAGGCAGTTAAGAAAACGTTCAAAGATTTCCCCCAAATAAAATCAGCAATAATTTCTAGTGTTGGTTCGCTTTCTAAGGAGCAAATTAATATTATGGCTGTTTTTTGTGATTTTTATGAGCTTTCAAATGCTTCAAAAGTTCCATTTAAGAACTCATATGCCTCACCACAAACATTGGGTGTGGATCGTTTGGCTTTGGCAACGGCGGCTTTTTATTATAAACCACATAGTAATATATTGGTGATTGATGCAGGTACTTGTATAACCTATGATATGGTCAATGATTTTGATGAGTATTTAGGAGGAGCCATTTCGCCAGGAGTGCAAATGAGATATAACGCCATGCACGATCAGACCGCAAAGTTACCTTTACTCGAAAAAAAAGAGCTTTTGGATTATATTGGGAATACAACAGAGAATTGTATACATAGTGGTGTAGTTTATGGGGTAAGCCATGAAATAGACGGTGTCATTGATCTTTATAAAGGTCGTTTTAAAGATTTAACAATTATTTTAACAGGAGGTGATGCACTATTTTTGTCTAAACGATTAAAAAATACCATATTTGCGGATTCTAAATTTCTCCTGAAAGGGCTTAATTACTTGCTAGAATACAACAAGCACTAA
- a CDS encoding phosphotransferase, producing the protein MLQISKDSTFISIQNYLNSKDWLKDNEQINGISKAGEGNMNVVLRITTNLRSFIIKQSRPFVQKYQNIPAPIERIAVENTFYNAIQDNTINAHLPNIIGFDAETYILVMEDIGDCDDMTFIYAQKHISNKQFKTLIKISHQIHSTTPPSSFPDNFEMRKLNHQHIFILPYLLDNGFSLDDIQPGLQELSMAYKNNNLLTNEITRMGEKYLSKGDTLLHGDYYPGSWMSKNEHIYIIDPEFGFVGFKEFDLGVMAAHLVIATHDISYIEKIEDYYPAKIDAHLLKKIAGIEIMRRLIGLAQLPINKTLEEKDALLTMAKNLILL; encoded by the coding sequence GTGTTACAAATTAGCAAGGACAGTACATTTATTTCTATTCAAAATTATCTAAACTCTAAAGACTGGCTGAAAGACAATGAGCAAATCAATGGTATTTCTAAAGCTGGCGAGGGTAATATGAACGTAGTTCTGCGCATTACTACAAATCTTCGATCTTTTATTATAAAACAATCTCGACCATTTGTTCAAAAATACCAGAATATTCCTGCACCAATAGAACGTATTGCAGTTGAAAACACATTCTATAATGCTATTCAAGATAATACTATAAACGCACACCTACCTAATATCATTGGTTTTGATGCCGAAACCTATATTCTTGTGATGGAAGATATAGGCGATTGCGATGACATGACTTTTATTTATGCGCAAAAACATATTAGTAACAAGCAGTTTAAAACACTCATCAAAATTAGTCATCAAATACACAGTACTACACCGCCAAGTAGTTTTCCTGACAATTTTGAAATGCGCAAATTAAATCATCAACACATTTTCATATTACCCTATTTACTGGATAATGGCTTCTCTTTAGATGATATACAACCCGGATTACAAGAATTATCCATGGCCTACAAAAACAATAATTTACTTACTAATGAAATTACCCGTATGGGTGAAAAATACCTTTCTAAGGGCGATACGCTGTTACATGGTGATTACTATCCTGGTAGCTGGATGTCTAAAAACGAGCATATATACATTATCGACCCCGAATTCGGATTCGTAGGTTTTAAAGAATTTGACCTCGGTGTAATGGCAGCCCATTTAGTTATTGCTACGCATGATATATCTTACATTGAAAAAATTGAAGATTATTATCCTGCTAAAATTGATGCGCATTTACTCAAAAAAATTGCCGGAATCGAGATAATGAGAAGATTAATTGGTTTGGCTCAATTACCTATTAACAAAACTCTTGAAGAGAAAGATGCATTATTAACAATGGCCAAAAATTTAATTTTATTATGA
- a CDS encoding ADP-ribosylglycohydrolase family protein, with product MRYVLFLLSVFLVGCKNDTKKFDIPSPTLSNYEVNSTQLADSVYYDKVLGALVGSAIGDAMGASTEMWHRRDIQLSYGYINGLTPALREQSPEGTWEHNLLAGATTDDTRWKSLMVNYFKTHNNKTSPENFTNHIIEYYNNLTKSLANKDIQLSTDALDIQIEKIDWIKEWAQVAMAYKKDHNSYQKAQNRFYGGEMSCAGQLYSPMLGLISNAPVDAYEKAYSLSLFDIGYAKDITALVSTMTFMATRTQSLDSILNAPKFVDPIGYADSRLVGRIPTTILNNAQINVRRINELVIDSLLLNDTLIYKVPKGFKGSKIDWIRQEMLYRLLEKDERSIAFHSAEIWQILVTALEFGQGDFEKTMQFIINYGRDNDTVAAVAGMILGAKLGYKALPPKLGETIIKVNRENMGIDLEVLAQEMTTLKD from the coding sequence ATGAGGTACGTATTATTTCTACTTTCTGTTTTTTTGGTCGGTTGTAAAAATGACACCAAAAAATTTGATATTCCTTCACCAACCCTAAGTAACTATGAAGTTAACTCCACTCAATTAGCTGATTCTGTTTATTACGACAAAGTTCTTGGTGCATTAGTTGGTTCAGCAATCGGCGATGCCATGGGTGCTTCTACAGAAATGTGGCACCGAAGAGACATACAATTATCCTATGGCTATATTAACGGATTAACACCTGCACTACGTGAACAATCGCCCGAAGGCACATGGGAACATAATCTATTAGCGGGAGCAACTACAGATGACACCCGCTGGAAAAGCTTGATGGTCAATTACTTTAAAACCCATAACAACAAAACATCTCCCGAAAATTTCACGAATCACATTATTGAATATTACAACAACTTAACAAAATCTCTCGCCAATAAAGACATACAGTTAAGCACCGATGCATTAGATATACAAATTGAAAAAATAGATTGGATTAAAGAATGGGCACAAGTAGCTATGGCTTACAAAAAAGACCACAACAGCTATCAAAAAGCACAAAATCGTTTTTACGGCGGAGAAATGTCTTGTGCCGGGCAATTGTACTCCCCCATGTTGGGACTCATTTCTAACGCTCCTGTTGACGCTTATGAAAAAGCTTACAGCCTAAGTCTTTTTGACATTGGCTATGCTAAAGATATCACTGCACTGGTTTCTACCATGACTTTTATGGCAACGAGAACACAAAGCCTAGATTCTATACTAAATGCCCCTAAATTTGTAGATCCTATTGGGTATGCAGATAGTAGATTGGTAGGTAGAATACCAACAACCATCTTAAACAACGCTCAAATAAATGTTCGTCGCATAAATGAACTAGTTATAGATTCTCTTTTATTAAATGATACATTAATTTATAAAGTACCCAAAGGGTTTAAAGGTTCTAAAATAGATTGGATCCGTCAAGAAATGCTATATAGACTCTTAGAAAAAGACGAGCGTAGTATTGCATTCCATTCTGCCGAAATATGGCAAATTTTAGTAACCGCCCTTGAATTCGGACAAGGAGATTTTGAAAAAACAATGCAGTTTATTATAAACTACGGTCGCGATAATGATACGGTTGCCGCCGTTGCAGGTATGATACTTGGAGCCAAATTAGGCTATAAAGCATTACCACCTAAGCTAGGAGAAACCATAATAAAAGTTAATAGAGAAAATATGGGTATAGACCTAGAAGTCTTAGCACAAGAAATGACTACTCTAAAAGATTAA
- a CDS encoding glycoside hydrolase family 32 protein: protein MVKILQNKGLQVFVLLTVVIIFSCKQEVKPKLVKIEVAPTGYYIEKYRPQYHFTPEEKWMNDPNGLVYNDGVYHLFYQYYPDSTVWGPMHWGHAVSEDMMKWKHKPVALFPDKNGYIFSGSAVVDHNNTSGFGTEEKTAIVAIFTYHDMAGEQAGTKDFQTQGIAYSLDNGDSWTKYKGNPVIGNAGIKDFRDPKVFWNDKAEIWTMLLVAGDHLQIWNSPNLKEWEKVSEFGKGPGAHGGVWECPDLFPLKIEGTDEVKWVLLISINPGAPNGGSGTQYFIGDFDGTTFTTEQIEHKWVDLGRDNYAGVTYNDAPNNERIFVGWMSNWDYARDTPTEKWRSAMTIPRKLSLRKVGDEVALFNYPLQNFEKHVALAYPESVIEISPTRKRILPIKYGNQSKIQFTLPVPNTQLYFRNKNGDSLSIDIDREKKIVTLDRRKSGKVDFSEKFSPGVQQMKIPNIPEGTIEIVMLLDHSSLELFINGGQYVMTNQIFPTEFFRAITIVNTSDEELKIEDFTEHKVERVWD from the coding sequence ATGGTTAAAATTTTGCAAAATAAAGGCTTACAAGTATTTGTATTATTGACGGTTGTTATAATTTTCAGTTGTAAGCAAGAAGTAAAACCAAAGTTGGTGAAAATAGAGGTTGCTCCTACCGGGTATTATATTGAAAAGTATAGACCTCAATATCATTTTACGCCAGAAGAAAAATGGATGAACGATCCCAATGGTTTGGTCTATAATGATGGGGTGTATCATTTGTTCTATCAGTATTATCCAGATAGTACGGTTTGGGGACCTATGCATTGGGGACATGCGGTAAGTGAAGATATGATGAAATGGAAGCATAAGCCGGTGGCACTTTTTCCTGATAAAAACGGATATATTTTCTCTGGTAGTGCGGTGGTAGATCATAATAATACATCAGGATTCGGCACTGAAGAAAAGACAGCAATAGTGGCAATTTTCACTTATCATGATATGGCTGGTGAGCAAGCTGGTACAAAAGATTTTCAAACCCAGGGCATCGCCTATAGTTTGGATAATGGTGATAGCTGGACCAAGTATAAAGGTAATCCTGTAATTGGTAATGCGGGAATTAAAGATTTTAGAGATCCCAAAGTATTTTGGAACGATAAGGCTGAGATTTGGACTATGCTTTTGGTAGCGGGAGACCATTTGCAAATATGGAATTCACCAAATTTAAAGGAATGGGAAAAAGTGAGTGAATTTGGTAAAGGGCCGGGAGCACATGGTGGAGTTTGGGAATGCCCGGATTTATTTCCGTTAAAAATTGAAGGTACCGATGAGGTAAAATGGGTGCTCTTGATCAGTATAAATCCCGGTGCACCAAATGGAGGTAGTGGAACACAATATTTTATAGGAGATTTTGACGGTACCACCTTTACAACAGAACAAATAGAGCACAAGTGGGTAGATTTAGGTAGGGATAATTATGCAGGGGTAACCTATAACGATGCCCCAAATAACGAACGTATATTTGTAGGGTGGATGAGTAATTGGGACTATGCACGCGATACACCGACGGAAAAGTGGCGCAGCGCTATGACAATACCAAGAAAATTGAGCTTGCGTAAAGTTGGCGATGAGGTGGCCTTATTTAACTATCCGTTACAAAATTTTGAAAAGCATGTGGCGTTGGCTTACCCTGAAAGTGTTATTGAAATTTCACCTACCCGAAAAAGAATTCTTCCTATTAAGTATGGAAACCAAAGTAAAATTCAATTCACCTTACCTGTTCCAAACACTCAACTATATTTTAGGAATAAAAACGGCGATAGCTTAAGTATCGATATTGATAGAGAAAAAAAGATAGTAACCCTAGATAGAAGAAAATCGGGTAAGGTTGATTTTAGCGAAAAATTTTCTCCTGGCGTACAGCAAATGAAAATTCCGAATATACCTGAAGGGACTATCGAGATTGTTATGCTATTAGATCACTCCTCTCTGGAGCTTTTTATAAACGGCGGTCAATATGTGATGACGAATCAAATATTTCCGACTGAATTTTTTAGGGCGATAACTATTGTAAATACTTCCGATGAAGAGTTGAAAATAGAAGACTTTACAGAGCACAAAGTAGAACGAGTTTGGGATTAA
- a CDS encoding rhodanese-like domain-containing protein, with product MKILNYKLLLYVIVFLSFSQNGLSQDRISKTLNSWNKGTIPYAYFDNLPTSDSIAFLDTREFEEFEVSHLKNAIWVGYKKFDEQKVLETITDKSQPIIVYCSIGVRSEDIGEKLKELGYTKVLNLYGGIFEWKNKGGQVFNDKETPTDSVHAFSKHWGKLLHEGIKVY from the coding sequence ATGAAAATACTGAATTATAAGTTATTACTCTATGTAATTGTCTTCCTTTCTTTCTCGCAAAATGGCTTAAGTCAAGATAGAATTTCGAAGACTTTAAACTCTTGGAATAAAGGAACGATACCTTATGCATATTTTGATAATCTACCAACTAGCGATTCTATTGCTTTTTTGGATACTAGAGAATTTGAAGAATTTGAAGTTAGTCACCTGAAGAACGCTATTTGGGTCGGATATAAAAAGTTTGATGAGCAAAAAGTACTAGAGACTATTACGGACAAATCTCAACCTATTATTGTTTACTGCTCCATCGGAGTACGATCAGAAGATATCGGTGAGAAGCTAAAAGAGCTAGGATACACAAAAGTCCTAAATCTTTATGGTGGTATTTTTGAGTGGAAAAATAAGGGAGGTCAAGTTTTTAATGACAAAGAAACACCTACCGATAGTGTTCATGCTTTTAGTAAGCATTGGGGCAAACTTTTACATGAAGGAATTAAAGTATACTAG
- a CDS encoding TIGR04282 family arsenosugar biosynthesis glycosyltransferase gives MGILQNNKTEKDEKTIDFTLANSNNLLLIFTRNPELGKGKRRLAATIGDQAAFDIYKFLLDHTVAITKNLYAEKRVYYSEEIWENDIWDNHIFDKKLQVGDDLGIRMANAFQEGFQNEYQKIIIIGSDMLDLSLEDIENAFKALEKNDFVVGPAEDGGYYLLGMKKFLPALFQNKTWGTETVLKDTLNNLEHESVALLETKNDVDYYEDIKDIDAFKPFLKHIKL, from the coding sequence TTGGGAATATTACAAAATAACAAAACAGAGAAAGACGAGAAGACTATAGATTTCACCCTCGCAAACTCAAATAACCTTTTGCTTATTTTTACTAGAAATCCAGAATTGGGCAAAGGTAAAAGACGCTTGGCCGCAACCATTGGCGACCAAGCTGCATTTGACATTTATAAATTCTTATTAGATCATACCGTAGCAATCACCAAAAATTTATATGCCGAAAAACGGGTATATTATTCTGAAGAAATTTGGGAAAATGATATTTGGGACAATCATATATTTGATAAAAAATTGCAGGTAGGTGATGATTTAGGTATTCGCATGGCAAATGCTTTTCAAGAAGGTTTCCAAAACGAGTACCAAAAAATTATTATTATTGGTAGTGATATGCTAGACCTATCTCTAGAAGATATAGAAAATGCTTTTAAGGCCTTAGAAAAAAACGATTTTGTAGTTGGTCCAGCCGAAGATGGTGGGTATTACTTATTGGGTATGAAGAAATTTTTGCCTGCGCTTTTCCAAAATAAAACTTGGGGTACGGAAACTGTATTAAAAGATACGCTAAATAACCTTGAACATGAGAGTGTCGCTCTTTTGGAAACTAAAAATGATGTAGATTACTATGAGGACATAAAGGATATTGATGCCTTTAAACCCTTTTTAAAACATATAAAATTATGA
- a CDS encoding purine-nucleoside phosphorylase, which translates to MMKDELLESVAYLKNKGFDNPEIGIVLGTGLGKLVDSVEDPIEAHYNHIPFFPLATVEFHTGKLVYGTISGKKVVVMQGRFHLYEGYDFLDITYPIRVMHMLGISKLFISNAAGAVNLGFKKGDMMLIEDHINLQGGSPLAFKGVSEFGERFADMSEPYDVNMRNKLTAIAKEHNISLKSGVYASVVGPQLETKAEYRMIKLIGADAVGMSTVPEVIVANHLSLPIVAVSVLTDECDPDNLKPVDISEIIAIAEKTEPKMVKLFQELIKQL; encoded by the coding sequence ATGATGAAAGACGAACTTTTAGAATCTGTAGCCTACCTTAAAAATAAGGGTTTTGACAATCCAGAAATTGGTATTGTTCTAGGTACAGGATTAGGTAAATTGGTTGATAGTGTTGAAGACCCTATTGAAGCACATTATAATCATATTCCATTTTTTCCATTGGCAACCGTAGAATTCCATACAGGTAAATTAGTTTACGGTACCATATCCGGAAAAAAAGTGGTTGTAATGCAAGGTCGTTTTCATTTGTATGAAGGGTATGATTTTTTAGACATCACCTATCCTATTCGCGTTATGCATATGCTGGGTATTTCTAAACTATTTATTTCCAATGCAGCTGGTGCGGTAAACCTAGGCTTTAAAAAAGGAGATATGATGTTGATCGAAGATCACATTAATCTACAAGGTGGTTCACCATTGGCATTTAAAGGGGTTAGTGAATTTGGCGAGCGTTTTGCCGATATGTCCGAGCCATACGATGTAAACATGCGCAATAAGTTAACCGCCATTGCAAAAGAACATAACATCTCATTAAAGAGTGGGGTTTACGCTTCTGTTGTGGGGCCTCAATTAGAAACTAAGGCAGAATACAGAATGATAAAATTAATTGGTGCAGATGCCGTAGGCATGAGCACCGTACCAGAGGTTATTGTTGCTAATCATTTATCGTTACCAATTGTTGCGGTTTCTGTTTTAACCGATGAATGTGACCCTGACAATCTAAAACCTGTTGATATTAGTGAAATTATTGCTATTGCTGAAAAAACCGAGCCTAAAATGGTGAAGTTATTTCAAGAACTTATAAAACAACTGTAA